A part of Cupriavidus sp. D39 genomic DNA contains:
- a CDS encoding Y-family DNA polymerase — MLRLWICLYLPNLSIEVFRPNWSIELAVAVLDKDRVHLASRLALAGGVRPAMRRGGVQTMAPQTLLLDRAPEKEGDALSRVAMTLLQFSPSVVEAEEATVLVDVSASLRLFGGVRRLRRRIRDAAMALGFTTALGCAPTAQGAWLLARAGGGQALKATSLERQVVELPVATLPAARPYLEWLDGLGCRTLGDLRRLPRAGLQRRCGAGVNEAMDRALGQAPEIFDWLEAPPAFSARVELPDRIEHAEATLLYARGLIVQMIGWLTAHQLAVTKITLDLQHERGREALPPTVIEIALAEPSWSEDHLVRLLRERLAQLQVEAPMIAVRLTVTDVQAKAPPSETLFPEPGGTPEDHALVMELLAARLGAENILRPEMRADYRPEVANAWVSAVGKPGPTIEAPRLPRPTWLLDKPIALLIRDHRPFYGSPLRMVSPPERIEAGWWAGEVVTRDYYVAEGRDHAHYWVYQERRGSREGDEAQWYLHGLFG; from the coding sequence ATGCTGCGCCTCTGGATCTGCCTGTACCTGCCCAACCTGTCCATCGAAGTGTTCCGGCCGAACTGGTCCATTGAACTGGCGGTGGCCGTGCTGGACAAGGACCGCGTGCACCTCGCCTCGCGCCTCGCCCTTGCTGGTGGCGTGCGGCCAGCGATGCGCCGCGGCGGCGTCCAAACGATGGCGCCGCAAACGCTGCTCCTCGATCGCGCCCCTGAAAAAGAGGGCGATGCGCTGAGTCGCGTGGCAATGACCCTGCTGCAATTCTCACCTAGCGTGGTGGAGGCCGAGGAAGCCACCGTACTGGTGGACGTCTCGGCCAGCCTTCGCCTGTTCGGCGGCGTGCGCCGGCTGCGACGCAGGATCCGGGACGCTGCGATGGCGCTCGGCTTTACGACAGCACTGGGCTGTGCGCCGACCGCCCAGGGGGCGTGGCTACTGGCCCGCGCCGGCGGCGGCCAGGCGCTCAAGGCGACCTCCCTGGAGCGGCAAGTGGTCGAGCTGCCCGTCGCGACACTACCGGCAGCACGTCCCTATCTGGAATGGCTTGATGGCCTGGGGTGTCGCACCCTCGGTGACCTGCGCCGCTTGCCGCGCGCTGGCCTGCAACGTCGGTGCGGCGCCGGGGTAAACGAGGCCATGGACCGGGCACTCGGACAGGCCCCGGAGATCTTTGACTGGCTCGAAGCGCCGCCCGCCTTCAGTGCGCGCGTCGAGTTGCCGGACCGCATTGAGCACGCGGAGGCCACCCTACTCTACGCCCGCGGCCTGATCGTCCAGATGATCGGGTGGCTGACAGCCCATCAGCTGGCGGTGACGAAGATCACGCTCGACCTGCAGCACGAGCGTGGCCGGGAAGCCCTGCCGCCCACGGTGATCGAAATCGCGCTGGCCGAGCCCAGTTGGAGCGAGGATCACCTGGTGCGACTGCTGCGCGAGCGGCTGGCGCAGTTGCAGGTCGAGGCGCCAATGATTGCGGTGCGCCTGACCGTGACCGACGTCCAGGCCAAGGCACCGCCCAGCGAGACCTTGTTCCCGGAGCCGGGCGGCACGCCGGAAGACCACGCGCTCGTGATGGAGCTGCTTGCGGCGCGTCTCGGTGCGGAGAACATCCTGCGCCCCGAGATGCGGGCGGACTATCGCCCCGAGGTCGCCAATGCGTGGGTATCAGCCGTCGGCAAGCCTGGGCCCACCATCGAGGCGCCGCGACTGCCCCGCCCGACCTGGTTGCTCGACAAGCCGATCGCACTGCTGATCCGCGATCACCGGCCGTTCTACGGCTCGCCGCTGCGCATGGTCTCGCCGCCGGAGCGCATCGAGGCGGGATGGTGGGCGGGCGAGGTGGTGACGCGGGACTACTACGTGGCCGAGGGCCGGGATCACGCTCACTACTGGGTGTACCAGGAGCGCAGGGGTAGCCGCGAGGGCGACGAGGCGCAGTGGTACCTGCACGGCCTGTTCGGGTGA
- the imuA gene encoding translesion DNA synthesis-associated protein ImuA, protein MTCPAPESIHPALWRASQLARAAGRTVTTGYPMLSRALPGGGWPTGTLVELLVQQAGVGEMRLLRPALVEVSKRPIAMIQPPHTPQALAFANLGLPPQQLLWIRGQRTADALWAAEQLLRAGTCGALLLWQPNVRNDALRRLHLAAQSGETLFCLVRPMACARDASPASLRIGVTPAEGGVDLTFIKRRGPQQDEPLRVQLEPSPILLHRHAAPLDLPVPAQPVHRSVPAELVH, encoded by the coding sequence ATGACCTGCCCTGCCCCTGAATCCATCCACCCCGCCTTATGGCGAGCCTCGCAGTTGGCTCGGGCAGCCGGGCGAACCGTCACCACCGGCTACCCGATGCTGTCGCGTGCGCTCCCGGGCGGCGGCTGGCCGACCGGCACGCTGGTGGAACTGCTCGTCCAGCAAGCTGGTGTGGGGGAGATGCGGCTACTGCGCCCTGCCTTGGTCGAGGTCTCGAAGCGGCCAATCGCAATGATCCAGCCGCCACATACGCCGCAGGCGCTCGCTTTCGCGAATCTGGGGCTACCGCCGCAGCAACTGCTCTGGATTCGCGGCCAACGGACGGCCGACGCCCTATGGGCGGCGGAGCAGCTGCTGCGTGCCGGTACCTGTGGCGCCCTCCTCCTTTGGCAACCGAACGTCCGCAACGACGCCCTGCGCCGCCTACATCTGGCCGCGCAGAGCGGCGAGACGCTGTTCTGCCTGGTGCGGCCAATGGCCTGCGCGCGCGACGCGTCGCCCGCCTCCTTGCGCATCGGCGTGACGCCGGCCGAGGGCGGCGTCGACCTCACCTTCATTAAGCGGCGCGGCCCCCAACAGGATGAGCCATTGCGCGTCCAGCTGGAGCCGTCGCCGATCCTGCTTCATCGTCATGCTGCGCCTCTGGATCTGCCTGTACCTGCCCAACCTGTCCATCGAAGTGTTCCGGCCGAACTGGTCCATTGA
- the ligD gene encoding DNA ligase D produces MAPQLAMLASAVPRNAEQWAYEIKFDGYRLLARVDGKDIRLFTRNGHDWTARLKSLATEIGTLDLGSGWLDGEIVILSDKGATDFQALQNAFERSRVEDIQYFVFDLPFFEGHDLRQVPLAERRALLKEVVAVPVAMRVRYSEAFEGTPDDLLAAACQMGLEGLIGKRVDAPYVSARAPSWIKLKCAKRQEFVICGFTAPKGSRHGLGALLLGVHDEAGKLRYAGSVGSGLDSRMLTKLLALLSELEVPACPFEKPPPRLAGRWVKPKLVAEISFAEWTEEGRVRHAVFHALRADKEPGSVTRERPVEVEPPRPRPALSVKVTNAERVIDPTTGLTKGDLVGFYEAIAPHLLPHLRGRPVSLVRGPSGIGGELFFQKHTEASKIPGMNVLDPSLWADHPALLEVGSVSAIVSAAQLNVIEFHTWNATKRSIDKPDRIIFDLDPGEGAPWQHMLEAAMLTKAMLDELGLVSFLKTSGGKGLHVVVPIAPRLPWDTVKTFSQDVVVHIARTIPQRFVAKSGPRNRVGKIFIDYLRNGHGATTASPFSARARPGLGVSMPVAWEELEELTGGDHWTIRTAVQRVEAVGYVDPWAGYSDTGKKQQLSSAIRKMAS; encoded by the coding sequence TTGGCCCCGCAACTCGCGATGCTCGCTTCAGCGGTGCCGCGCAACGCCGAACAATGGGCCTATGAGATCAAGTTCGACGGATACCGGCTGCTGGCCCGCGTCGACGGCAAGGACATCCGCCTCTTTACCAGAAACGGTCATGACTGGACCGCTCGCCTCAAATCGCTCGCGACGGAAATCGGGACTCTCGACCTTGGCTCAGGTTGGCTAGATGGTGAGATTGTCATTCTGAGCGACAAGGGCGCCACGGATTTCCAGGCGCTGCAGAATGCCTTTGAAAGGTCGCGGGTGGAGGACATCCAGTACTTCGTCTTTGACCTCCCCTTCTTCGAGGGCCACGACCTACGGCAAGTTCCCTTGGCCGAACGCAGGGCGCTGCTGAAGGAGGTGGTGGCCGTGCCAGTTGCAATGCGAGTCAGGTACAGCGAGGCCTTTGAGGGCACGCCGGACGACCTTCTTGCCGCAGCGTGCCAGATGGGCCTGGAGGGGCTGATTGGCAAGCGCGTCGACGCGCCATACGTCTCGGCCCGGGCGCCGAGTTGGATCAAGCTCAAATGCGCGAAGCGGCAAGAGTTCGTCATCTGCGGATTCACGGCCCCGAAGGGAAGCCGGCATGGCCTGGGCGCGCTTTTGCTTGGCGTGCACGATGAAGCCGGCAAGTTGCGCTATGCGGGCAGCGTGGGAAGCGGCCTCGATTCGCGCATGCTGACCAAGCTGCTCGCACTGCTGAGCGAGCTTGAAGTGCCAGCCTGTCCCTTCGAGAAGCCGCCACCGCGTTTAGCCGGCCGATGGGTCAAGCCGAAGCTGGTCGCCGAGATCTCGTTCGCCGAGTGGACCGAAGAGGGTCGAGTACGGCATGCGGTCTTCCATGCCCTGCGCGCGGACAAGGAACCGGGCAGCGTGACGCGGGAGCGGCCAGTGGAGGTGGAGCCACCGCGGCCGCGCCCGGCTCTCTCGGTGAAGGTCACCAACGCGGAACGCGTGATTGACCCAACGACCGGGCTGACGAAAGGCGACCTGGTCGGCTTCTACGAGGCCATCGCGCCGCACCTGCTCCCGCACCTGCGCGGCCGACCCGTCTCCCTGGTGCGCGGCCCCTCCGGTATCGGTGGTGAGCTATTCTTCCAGAAGCATACGGAGGCAAGCAAGATCCCGGGCATGAACGTGCTGGACCCGTCCCTATGGGCAGACCATCCGGCCCTGCTTGAGGTGGGAAGTGTGTCGGCCATCGTCTCAGCTGCTCAGCTGAACGTGATCGAGTTCCACACCTGGAACGCGACCAAACGCAGCATCGATAAGCCGGATCGCATCATCTTTGACCTGGACCCCGGCGAGGGTGCGCCCTGGCAGCATATGCTCGAGGCAGCAATGCTGACGAAGGCTATGCTGGATGAGCTTGGCCTGGTGAGCTTTCTCAAGACCAGCGGAGGCAAGGGCCTACACGTCGTCGTGCCGATCGCTCCTCGCCTGCCATGGGACACCGTCAAGACATTCTCGCAGGACGTCGTCGTCCATATTGCGCGGACCATCCCCCAGCGCTTCGTCGCTAAAAGCGGGCCACGCAATCGGGTGGGAAAGATCTTTATCGACTACCTGCGCAACGGGCACGGCGCAACCACAGCATCCCCGTTCTCGGCTCGCGCCAGGCCCGGGCTTGGGGTCTCGATGCCTGTAGCCTGGGAGGAGCTGGAGGAGCTGACAGGAGGCGATCATTGGACGATCCGGACTGCCGTGCAGCGCGTTGAAGCCGTCGGCTATGTCGATCCGTGGGCCGGATATTCTGATACCGGAAAGAAGCAACAACTGAGTTCCGCCATCCGGAAAATGGCAAGTTAG
- a CDS encoding DUF2188 domain-containing protein, with protein sequence MANKNVHVVPHGDKWHVIREGANQPSSQHDDQEQAIAAGTAEAEQDKVELLVHGRDGKIRMRNSYGHDPRDVKG encoded by the coding sequence ATGGCAAACAAGAATGTGCACGTCGTTCCACACGGCGATAAATGGCACGTGATTCGCGAGGGCGCTAATCAACCGTCCTCCCAGCATGACGACCAGGAGCAGGCGATCGCCGCCGGCACTGCCGAGGCAGAGCAAGACAAGGTCGAACTGCTCGTGCATGGGCGAGATGGGAAAATCCGGATGCGCAACAGCTACGGACACGATCCCCGCGACGTGAAAGGCTAG
- a CDS encoding Ku protein → MAARSIASLSLSFGLVSIPVKIFSATESKSGIGFNLLHKGCGSRLKQQYVCIREDVVVERSEMVKGYEFEPDHYAVFEPDELKALEDEAKHTVDIVSFMPSGAIDPIYFDKAYYLGPDKRGGKPYNLLAEAMRKTGTCALAQWTWKGKQYMVQVRATDEGLVLQQLLYADEVRSMVDLHVEKAPVQPAELALAQQLIEQNSVEGYDPSAYKDEEKDRILAAIDKKIAGKKIAVSEERSELRQGAEVIDLMEALRASMNQRKQGGTKAATSAAAAEGRTKKTAKRASAAPAPAPTPAKRASAGKK, encoded by the coding sequence ATGGCCGCCCGTTCCATTGCCTCTCTTTCCCTCAGCTTCGGCCTGGTGTCTATCCCAGTGAAGATCTTCAGCGCCACCGAAAGCAAGTCTGGGATTGGCTTCAATCTGCTGCACAAGGGTTGCGGCTCCAGGCTCAAGCAACAATACGTCTGCATCCGCGAGGATGTGGTGGTCGAGCGGTCCGAGATGGTCAAGGGCTATGAGTTCGAGCCGGATCACTACGCGGTGTTTGAGCCAGACGAATTGAAGGCGCTGGAGGACGAGGCGAAGCACACGGTCGATATCGTGTCGTTTATGCCATCTGGGGCCATCGATCCGATCTATTTCGACAAGGCTTACTACCTGGGGCCAGACAAGCGTGGCGGCAAGCCATATAACTTGCTGGCCGAGGCAATGCGAAAGACAGGGACGTGTGCGCTCGCGCAGTGGACTTGGAAAGGCAAGCAATACATGGTGCAGGTGCGGGCGACCGACGAGGGCTTGGTACTACAGCAACTACTCTACGCCGACGAAGTCCGATCGATGGTGGACCTGCATGTGGAGAAGGCCCCGGTCCAGCCCGCCGAACTGGCATTGGCCCAGCAACTGATCGAGCAGAACTCGGTAGAAGGATACGACCCCTCGGCCTACAAGGATGAGGAGAAAGACCGCATCCTGGCGGCCATCGACAAGAAGATCGCCGGCAAGAAGATCGCCGTGAGCGAGGAGCGAAGCGAGCTGCGTCAGGGCGCAGAAGTGATCGACCTGATGGAGGCGCTGCGCGCAAGCATGAACCAGCGCAAACAGGGCGGAACGAAGGCAGCGACCTCAGCGGCTGCAGCGGAGGGCAGGACCAAGAAGACTGCGAAGCGTGCCTCTGCGGCGCCCGCACCGGCGCCAACTCCCGCCAAGCGCGCTTCAGCGGGGAAAAAGTGA
- a CDS encoding tetratricopeptide repeat protein: MPTYTLKDAEALLGIPRSVATRLVSEGIITPTRGPRRALLFTFQDMVLLRTANSLHDAKIPTRLIVRALARVKASRGAGQPLTGVRIRAMGNEVATRDEGREGWQAVSGQMLMDFEPGDPGAAMVQSLHDARPPAADAQDWFLIGAELETEKPIDAEAAYRRALAAEPTFLDPYLNLGCMMCDARRFGDAAELYRSGISQLPSEPLLHFNLAVALEDQERPGEALTSYERCIQLAPDFADAHFNAAHIYETLGNGMRAIRHFNEYRKLQR; encoded by the coding sequence ATGCCGACGTACACCCTGAAGGACGCCGAGGCGTTGCTGGGCATCCCGCGCTCGGTGGCCACGAGGCTGGTCTCCGAGGGGATCATCACGCCCACACGCGGGCCGCGCCGGGCGCTCCTCTTCACGTTTCAGGACATGGTGCTGCTCCGGACAGCAAATTCCCTGCATGACGCGAAGATCCCAACGCGGCTGATTGTCCGCGCCCTGGCGAGGGTGAAGGCCTCTCGCGGCGCCGGCCAGCCGCTGACCGGCGTGCGGATTCGCGCGATGGGCAACGAGGTGGCGACAAGGGATGAGGGCAGAGAAGGATGGCAGGCCGTGTCTGGCCAGATGCTGATGGATTTTGAGCCCGGCGACCCGGGCGCCGCGATGGTGCAATCACTGCACGACGCGCGGCCACCAGCTGCCGACGCGCAGGATTGGTTTCTCATCGGTGCCGAACTGGAAACGGAGAAGCCGATCGATGCCGAGGCCGCATACCGGCGGGCCTTGGCGGCAGAACCAACGTTTCTGGATCCGTATCTCAACCTGGGCTGCATGATGTGCGACGCGCGCCGGTTTGGCGACGCGGCCGAACTGTACCGCTCTGGCATCTCACAGCTGCCGAGCGAGCCGTTGCTCCACTTCAACTTGGCCGTAGCGTTGGAGGATCAGGAACGCCCCGGGGAGGCACTCACCAGCTATGAGCGCTGCATCCAATTAGCGCCGGACTTTGCCGACGCGCACTTCAACGCGGCCCACATCTACGAGACCCTCGGCAACGGGATGCGAGCGATCCGGCATTTCAACGAATATCGGAAGCTGCAGCGATAG
- a CDS encoding co-chaperone GroES yields MNIRPLHDRVIVKRLDAEHKTAAGLVIPDIAAEKSDQGEVLAVGSGKRLGDGGVSAPSVKVGERVLFGKYAGTTVKLEGEELLVMREEDILCVVE; encoded by the coding sequence ATGAACATTCGTCCTTTACACGATCGCGTGATCGTCAAGCGGCTGGACGCAGAACATAAGACTGCTGCCGGCCTCGTCATTCCCGATATCGCCGCGGAAAAGTCGGATCAGGGCGAAGTCCTGGCGGTCGGCAGCGGCAAGCGGCTGGGCGATGGCGGTGTCAGCGCACCCAGCGTGAAGGTCGGCGAGCGCGTGCTATTCGGCAAGTATGCAGGCACCACCGTCAAGCTCGAAGGCGAGGAACTGCTGGTCATGCGCGAGGAAGACATTCTGTGCGTCGTCGAATAG
- a CDS encoding Hsp20/alpha crystallin family protein has product MKTELGKWNPFKFLRKTTTEKQPMEDASNVPASRHGTPDWPDVSRLFSSDPWRAMGEFLHEPFADFGGLDRWFGDFSSSRFQPRIDVVDDGEALRITAELPGMDREDLQTTIEDGALLLRGEKKQDIQSEENGCYRLERAYGAFMRSIPLPDGVDVDHVDAKFERGLLTLRLPKTGSSQSAVRTIEVK; this is encoded by the coding sequence ATGAAAACGGAACTGGGCAAATGGAATCCCTTCAAGTTCCTACGGAAGACGACAACTGAAAAGCAACCGATGGAGGATGCGTCCAACGTTCCCGCGTCGAGGCACGGCACGCCCGACTGGCCTGACGTTTCGCGGCTGTTTTCTAGCGATCCCTGGCGAGCGATGGGAGAATTTCTGCACGAACCGTTCGCGGACTTCGGTGGTTTGGATCGATGGTTCGGCGACTTCAGCTCGTCTCGCTTCCAACCTCGGATCGATGTGGTCGACGATGGCGAGGCCCTGAGGATCACGGCTGAGCTGCCCGGTATGGACCGCGAAGACCTGCAGACCACCATCGAAGATGGCGCACTGCTCTTGCGGGGTGAGAAGAAGCAGGACATTCAGAGCGAAGAGAACGGCTGCTACCGCCTGGAGCGAGCGTACGGCGCATTCATGCGCAGTATTCCTCTGCCGGATGGTGTCGACGTGGATCACGTTGATGCGAAATTCGAAAGAGGACTGTTGACACTACGTCTACCTAAGACGGGGTCGTCGCAGTCTGCCGTGAGGACGATCGAAGTGAAGTGA
- a CDS encoding Hsp20/alpha crystallin family protein, with translation MSDTTQVVERDQSAVARRQEDRPTPRVTLLPAVDIFEDSNGVTVWADLPGVTKDKLIVNVHDGNLHIEAEAMVPTPSGLRVQHAEIREPHFARAFSLSPEFDTSKIDAQLQDGVLKLTIPHRDEARPRRIAVTAG, from the coding sequence ATGAGCGACACTACCCAAGTCGTTGAACGCGACCAGAGCGCGGTAGCAAGACGCCAGGAAGACAGGCCAACGCCCAGAGTCACGCTGCTTCCCGCAGTTGACATCTTCGAGGACAGCAATGGTGTCACTGTCTGGGCCGACCTGCCGGGCGTCACCAAGGACAAGCTCATTGTGAATGTCCACGATGGCAACCTCCACATCGAGGCGGAAGCCATGGTGCCGACACCGTCTGGCCTGCGGGTGCAGCACGCGGAAATCCGCGAGCCGCACTTCGCACGCGCGTTCTCTCTGAGTCCCGAGTTCGATACGTCGAAGATTGATGCGCAGCTGCAGGATGGCGTGCTGAAGCTGACGATCCCGCACCGTGACGAAGCGCGGCCACGTCGCATTGCGGTTACCGCCGGGTGA
- a CDS encoding Hsp20/alpha crystallin family protein, giving the protein MSDLFFGTDLFSEFDRLQRQMASLFGGFPSSIRSGRFGAFPAVNIGATDDSIEIVGFAPGIKQDKLEVSIDKGLLTISGEREAVQSEDDPEVRPYAQERFVGTFRRVVELPQNADPDKVQARYANGCLSISIGKHESSKPRAITVQ; this is encoded by the coding sequence ATGAGTGATCTCTTTTTCGGAACCGACCTCTTCAGCGAGTTCGACCGCCTGCAGCGGCAGATGGCGAGCTTATTCGGTGGTTTCCCGTCCAGCATCCGCTCCGGCCGCTTCGGGGCGTTCCCAGCGGTCAACATTGGCGCGACGGACGACTCGATCGAAATCGTCGGGTTTGCCCCGGGCATCAAGCAAGACAAGCTTGAGGTCTCGATCGACAAGGGCTTGCTGACGATCAGCGGCGAGCGCGAAGCGGTGCAGTCGGAGGATGACCCCGAGGTGCGGCCGTATGCGCAGGAGCGCTTCGTCGGCACCTTCCGGCGCGTCGTCGAACTGCCGCAGAACGCCGATCCCGACAAGGTGCAGGCGCGCTACGCCAACGGCTGCCTGTCGATCAGCATTGGCAAGCACGAATCCTCGAAGCCACGGGCGATCACCGTCCAGTAA
- a CDS encoding CsbD family protein has translation MNWDQIEGKWEQAKGKVKEKWGKLTDDDLTWIEGKRDQLAGRIQERYGYTKEQAEEEMKAWERDTKW, from the coding sequence ATGAACTGGGATCAGATCGAAGGCAAGTGGGAGCAAGCAAAAGGCAAGGTCAAGGAAAAGTGGGGAAAGCTGACTGACGATGACCTGACCTGGATAGAAGGTAAGCGCGATCAACTCGCTGGAAGAATCCAGGAACGCTATGGCTACACGAAGGAACAGGCTGAGGAAGAAATGAAAGCTTGGGAGCGTGACACCAAGTGGTAG
- a CDS encoding response regulator, producing the protein MKVLIADDDPPSREALGTLAACYGHEVFVCADGIEAVAAVSWFSPDLIILDVEMPRMDGISAARSLIELFPLAQWRLVAYTGQTSPEQREATIAAGFTEHFCKPYDLAKLEHILGTGA; encoded by the coding sequence ATGAAAGTACTGATTGCGGACGACGATCCACCGTCGCGTGAAGCATTAGGCACACTAGCGGCCTGCTATGGCCATGAGGTGTTCGTGTGTGCGGACGGAATCGAGGCTGTTGCCGCAGTTTCCTGGTTCTCGCCGGACTTAATAATTCTTGACGTGGAGATGCCCAGGATGGACGGCATCTCCGCGGCTCGGAGCCTCATTGAGCTGTTTCCCCTTGCTCAATGGCGGCTGGTTGCGTACACCGGTCAAACCTCTCCGGAACAGCGCGAAGCTACAATCGCAGCCGGATTTACCGAGCATTTCTGCAAGCCATACGACTTAGCAAAGCTCGAGCACATCCTGGGTACCGGCGCATAA
- a CDS encoding ATP-binding protein: MQGTFCGNQPVRGSRPPWAIECPGDHFRWYAVAGQWAPLVWHTTTPRGDGPCGTVVDRNSVLLFSYPHRYYTQFAGVHPILVEGLLAPFHIDGQAVGTVWVVAHDESRKFDREDRRLLESLASFAAAAYQVWMANEHLQAEIAERQRAVQALLEADRRRSEFLVLLGHELRHPLAPIRNGVDILREVGGDAQKVKPVIEMMQRQIGQIVRLVDDLLDVHRISRGKLELCKERVELTSVVHHAVEACRPSIEEANQKLVVRLPAKPLYLDADSVRLVEVISNLLSNACKFTGQGGRIWLTVKQEGGQAVLRVRDTGIGIASGMLLPIFDRFTQVDSFPERPQGGLGLGLTLVKGLVEQHGGTVEAHSAGIGQGSEFTVRLPVAGAPPTKSAMPAVGDRREITPRRILVVDDDRDSAESLSTLLKLAGHQVSTVFDGDEAVERAATLRPEVVLLDIGLPVVSGYETARRIRAQPWGKGMLLVAVTGWGNDADREKARQAGFDAHLVKPVDPALLIELLAATPAS; encoded by the coding sequence GTGCAAGGGACATTCTGCGGGAATCAGCCTGTTAGAGGAAGCCGGCCTCCCTGGGCGATTGAGTGCCCGGGGGACCATTTCCGCTGGTACGCCGTTGCCGGGCAATGGGCACCGCTGGTTTGGCACACAACCACGCCACGCGGCGATGGTCCCTGCGGCACGGTCGTCGATCGCAACAGCGTATTGCTATTCTCCTATCCGCATCGCTATTACACCCAGTTCGCGGGTGTTCATCCGATACTGGTGGAAGGGTTGCTGGCGCCCTTCCACATCGATGGGCAAGCCGTCGGTACTGTCTGGGTTGTCGCGCATGATGAAAGCCGCAAATTCGATCGTGAAGACAGGCGACTGCTCGAGAGCCTCGCGAGCTTTGCCGCAGCCGCATACCAGGTCTGGATGGCCAACGAGCACTTGCAGGCGGAAATCGCTGAGCGTCAGCGTGCTGTCCAGGCACTCTTGGAGGCCGACCGCCGCAGGAGCGAGTTCCTGGTGCTACTGGGCCATGAGCTACGTCACCCTCTCGCGCCGATCCGAAATGGCGTAGACATCCTGCGAGAGGTAGGCGGCGATGCGCAAAAAGTGAAACCGGTCATCGAGATGATGCAGCGTCAAATCGGGCAGATCGTACGCCTCGTGGACGACCTGCTAGACGTTCACCGTATCAGCCGCGGCAAGTTAGAGCTTTGCAAAGAGCGGGTCGAACTGACATCGGTGGTACATCATGCGGTGGAGGCCTGCCGCCCCTCTATCGAGGAAGCGAATCAGAAACTTGTGGTCAGGTTGCCGGCCAAGCCTCTGTACCTTGACGCGGACTCCGTACGGCTGGTGGAGGTCATAAGCAACCTATTGAGCAACGCCTGCAAGTTCACGGGCCAGGGTGGCCGGATTTGGCTCACCGTGAAGCAAGAAGGTGGACAGGCTGTTCTCCGCGTGCGCGACACCGGCATTGGCATCGCCAGCGGCATGCTGCTCCCTATCTTTGACAGGTTCACCCAGGTCGATTCGTTTCCGGAACGGCCGCAGGGCGGACTCGGTCTCGGCCTGACACTGGTGAAAGGCCTGGTCGAACAACACGGCGGGACGGTCGAAGCCCACAGTGCTGGCATCGGCCAGGGAAGCGAATTTACTGTGCGCCTGCCGGTTGCGGGTGCCCCACCCACAAAGTCGGCGATGCCAGCCGTTGGCGACAGAAGGGAGATCACGCCGCGCCGCATCCTTGTTGTCGATGATGATCGGGACTCGGCAGAATCTCTCAGCACATTGCTCAAGCTGGCCGGTCATCAGGTATCCACCGTGTTTGATGGTGATGAAGCGGTCGAACGTGCGGCGACGCTCCGGCCGGAAGTGGTCCTGCTAGATATCGGCCTACCGGTTGTTAGTGGCTATGAGACGGCTCGGCGGATACGCGCGCAGCCGTGGGGCAAGGGTATGTTGTTGGTGGCCGTGACCGGGTGGGGCAACGACGCCGATCGGGAAAAAGCTCGCCAAGCTGGGTTCGACGCTCATCTCGTCAAACCGGTGGACCCGGCCCTGCTTATTGAGTTATTGGCCGCGACGCCTGCCAGCTGA
- a CDS encoding divalent metal cation transporter: MPAWAGCPEEVSCQTSAPLLGAVGLSLCSLGNRGQHNPYAVAEAFRWHRSLEATPSKAKAFYLVLAAVMVIGTMLCLLPLDPFKMLYWSAVLNGVAAAPVMVMLQPLSRSRAVMGQFDSPRGLQAVAWIATAAMCLAIAGLAASMFL; the protein is encoded by the coding sequence GTGCCCGCCTGGGCAGGGTGTCCGGAAGAGGTATCGTGTCAAACATCAGCACCACTACTCGGCGCGGTTGGCCTATCCCTTTGTTCTCTTGGTAACCGTGGCCAACACAATCCGTACGCGGTCGCGGAGGCGTTCCGTTGGCATCGCAGTCTTGAAGCAACACCATCGAAAGCGAAGGCATTTTATCTTGTCCTGGCGGCGGTCATGGTAATTGGCACGATGCTGTGTCTGTTGCCCCTTGACCCGTTCAAGATGCTCTACTGGAGCGCCGTGCTGAACGGGGTGGCTGCAGCGCCGGTCATGGTGATGCTGCAGCCTCTGTCGCGCAGCCGCGCCGTCATGGGCCAGTTCGATTCTCCCAGGGGCTTGCAGGCCGTCGCATGGATTGCGACTGCTGCGATGTGCTTGGCGATCGCCGGGTTAGCGGCGAGCATGTTCCTGTGA